Genomic DNA from Mauremys mutica isolate MM-2020 ecotype Southern chromosome 13, ASM2049712v1, whole genome shotgun sequence:
CGTCAAAATCCATTCTTTTGACCATTTTACCACACTCCTATCCATgttatttcattagttgtccctcAAAATCAGTTGGTTTCCAGATCTTGTAGATCCTCCCTTTAGACTTGTGGGTGGAGTCCTTCTATAGTGGGTCCGTCCACTTCCTGGAACCCAGTAGGTACAGTTGCCTCTCCCATGTTGTCCCCTTTCAAAGCCCCCGATTTcatggtttatttacaaagggctAAGCTGCTCCTACGCCCATGGATGTCAATGGGAGTCAGTCACCAGACCTGTCATCAGGAGATGTCTATGTGCATCTTTAGGTGTTTAAATACCTCTAACAATCTGGTtttgggcacttttgaaagtttttCCTTTAATCTCttggtgtctcagtttcccaactGTGAAATGGGGTTAAtagtatttccctacctcacagaatGAGGATGAATTTGTGCAaggacttgtcttcactgcaacagCTGGCTAGAGTTAGTGCACTCAGGTTACTCCACTCAAGCAAACCCAGCCAGCCTGGAATGCATGTACACATACCCTCACTGGAGCTAGCCTCGTGCGAGtgagggtatgtctccactgcagtgtgaggtgtgactgcagcacggGTTGACACACCTGCAATAGCACAGCTAAAAACACCAATGTAGACATGGAGGCATGCGCTTCAGTGCAGGCTGGGGACCCCTAGACCTGAGCTTTGCATCAATTCAAAGAGAATTGTTAACTTTCACCTGAACAAAACTGCAAACATCACTGGAGCTGGGTGGATATTTTCCATTTAAGACATgttctacacttaaaatttaggtcatCCTAGGTATGGTGCCCaggcatgtgaaaaatccacacacctgagtgctgtagctatgccaacctaacccctggtgtaggtgcagctacatcagtggAAAAATGCTGCCATCAGACTAGCTAATGTCACTTGGGGAAGTGATGTTCCTACTGATACGGGCCATTTTTAGTAACCAGCCACATGCTCAAGCCACCACCAACTTTTAGGATGGACTATCAATTATTTTGCTTATTGCCAAGGGTAGCACCTGTAAGGCCTTTGTACCAGCCTTAGCATCACTAGACAAAGCTGAGAGGGAGGGGCAATCATGAGGAGTGGGCCTGACTGTGTCCTCTCTGATATGCTGGGGTAATCGTCTGTGAAAAACGGGAAGTCTAGCTATGTTTgtcttctggtgtgtgtgtgtactgttgTCCATAAGAATGCAGACTCTGCAAAAACACATCTGTATGACTAATCACTTAAAAATGCTTGCTTCATGGTTTTTCTTTGATTGACATGTTGTTGATGTAATTGTAGCAGTAACTAACATAAAAGGGGTAGAAAGGTCTGAGGAATTTGGATTTGACCTTCTGGACATCTCTTGTAATCCCTGGAAACCAGCAGATAGTTGGATACTTGAACCTTGTCCTTTGACCACTCGAGATCCTCCCATACTCTGGATAATTATTGTTTGGAGGTGTTTTATAATCTATTGTGTtgcaagtgcttgagactaaataAACCACAGACTTTGAGTAAAGGCATTCTGGGGAGAGTGCTGGAGAGTAATAACATGctggctttaagtgaaagcacttcattttgatttgtttgtGTCAGCCATATATCAGACAGAGTCGCTGTGTCTCCCTTCATTTGTCCTGATACTCCCTCACAGAGAATAAAGTTACTGAGAGCTTTGGGTTTGAGTAACACTGAAACTATGGAAAACACCTTCTATCCCTGTAGGATGCACCTACACTACACCACAGGATTATGACAGCATGGCTACAGAGCcataggcctgatctacaccggCGGTGGGGGACAcgtattcctgtagctgaaatcgacgtatcttatttcgatttACCTCCCATCCTAACGCTGAGAGATCAACGGCCAtggctcccccattgactttgGTTCCGCtacttgccctggtggagttccggaatcaaTGGGAGCGTGTTCGGGAATCGATATATCACctctagacgagacacgatatatcgatccccaatagatagatcgctacccgccgatccggcgggtagtctggcCATACCCATAGCTATGGTGTTGTGAtccccacagtgtagacatgATCTAAGTGTTATTTTGATGGGCCACTGCATTTCAAATTAAcaatttttcacaaaataaatACATCCTCCATTTTCATAGATCTTTTCTTTGGGATGGTGAGGAGTTGTATAAAGAACCAAAATGACTAAAATTGAAAACATAGTTTTGTTACTCCAaggttttattgtattttatttgatAGGGGAAGCAATACaaacaagaaaaagaaagaaagaaagaaagaaagaaagaaagaaagaaagaaagaaaatctgagGTTTGGCAGGCTTTCCCTGACACCAAACCATCACTGTTGTGTCATAGTGAGATGAGGCAATCTTGAATATCAAGCTCTTTGGatcattgtgattttttttttgattgagAAATTAACATTTTGGAAAACTTTTCATGTTTAACATGTTTCTCCTTCCATCCGTCCATTCCAGGTTTGaatggtttcttttaaaaaaaatgttttacaaataaaatattctaAGCCTAAATCTAATCTTAGTTTCATGGGAGCAGGTGATCAGATGCCACTGAGAGTctaggagaaaagaaaaagatgaaaTCTGCAGTATTTCCACCAAACGTAATCAAATTAGTCTGGTGTAATCACAGCATAGTCACACTCTGGCTCAAATccccagctggggtaaatcagagaagctccattgaaataaatgagccAGATCTGCAGGTGGTGTGAAATGACATTCCTCCACTGAAAAGTCACACCCACTGAGAATCAGCCTCACTTTGCCATTAGTAAAGTCTCATTGGCATAACTTGTCATTTCATTCTGACTCTGAAAGTCATCCCAAACACCTCACCCAGGCTTAAGAACACAACTCATCTGGTTCCCTTTGTGGATGCCTCTCTGAGACCCAGAATCATCCAGCCTCCTCTGCATCAACCACATCAACCAATTAGACATGAGAATTAGAAGTTTATATTGCCACAACTGGGCGCCTAAGGGACTTAATTGCAAAGTGCCCATTCGTGTACTCCTAAATCAAGCAAAACTCCTCTGTACATGAATGGAGAAGCAAATTTTTCCCTAGTGTTTTTCATCCGTAGGCTTCCATGCAATTTAAGTAGAGAGATAGGTAACATGATCTCCAGTGAAACTGGGCCAAACGAGTTGAAATAACTAACTCAATATCACCCAGGGAGCTGGTGAATTACATGGGAACAGATCCTATCACCAGAGAAAAGTCTCCAGTCTCTATTTTTGTATTTCTGATCTCTACTCTGAATAAGCAAAAATCACTTCACTCTGAGATGGATGCTGAGGaccctgagcatgctcagtgagaaCTTAGACTATCTTgaacattaataaataaataaataaattaaatgaagCCCTGTCAGAAAGCCCAGAATTTCCAAGATTGGATCTTGGCAAAAAGTCAAGTGTGTGTAGGGGGCAGCAGAGTCCTAACTTGAAGTAAACAACAACAGTGGGCACATGCAGCAAAGGGAGTGGTGACAAAGAGGTCAGTCAGTTAAGGCCTTAGCCCATCAGAACCTACTCAGACCCATGACAACTTGTTTAAAGGTCAGAGCTGTCAATCAGAATTCTGAGGTAATGGTGAAGACTGAGCATGTGCAAGTGAGGTAACTGTCGCCAAGAACAGGAAGCTATATAAGACAGAGCTACAATGTAGCATAAAAAGCCTGCTGCCAGCAGCATTTTTGAGACTCCGAAGGCTGAGAAGGCGAGACCCATGCCGGAGGAGCCAAAGACCCAGCAAGAAAAGACACGGACAAACTGCTGCAGAAAGCAGAAAGCTGGAGTGGAACAGAACAGTGCTTTGATTTTTTAAGGAAAGCAGCAATGGCTTTATAGAATAAGCTTGATATTCTTTAATTACTGTTTAGGATAAGTATAGTTTAATATAGTTTTTATAGTATTTATTATGTATTGCTTGAGATGTGTGTGCGTGTTTTACTTGTATTTTTTCTATGTAAACAATAAAAGCAACTTGAGATGTGCTGTTGGCAATTTGTTGCAAACTGGCCAATTGCAACAAATTGCTTTGCTTAGTATCATTTGAAGTATTTGCTATTGTAGTTCAAGTGCTCTTTTAACTTGCAGTAAGGGGTCTGTGTCGTCAGGGATTTATTGTGtattatttaagatttttttgaAAAACTGTATTAGGTATTATTAGCTATTTTAgtaaaaaatactttgttttggaaGGATTACTGCCTGTGTCAATTACCTTATTGGCATCCCTGTCCTTTGAGTGATTCCTTAGCAACCATGTCTCATTGCCAGGTCTTGTCCATTGCAGTGTGCTACTTTCCCCTTCCAAAGACTTACTCACAGTATCTGTGGGAGATTCTGGGGCCAGAACCACCTTCAAATATTCAGtgttggacttaggcacctaaagtagtagttaggtgcctaactttgtTTGTGGATCTCGCCAccagtaggattttaaaaatcccatcagAGCATCTTGGAGCCTGGTCCACAAACTCGGACTAGGAGGCCTCATGTTATCATGCTAAGAATAGCTATGTAGACACGGTGTCATGGGCTGGCACTTGGGCCCCGAAACCTAATGTCACAAAACTATCTACAAAGcaatttttagtgtgctagcatGCACCCCACTGCCACAAGTCAGTGGACCTAGGTGGATGCCTACCAAAACCTAGACTGATGTATAGATACACACAAAGTGAGAGAGGCAGCTAATTACCATTGACTTTCCATGGCAGATGGATGCTTAGCCTTTTTAGATGATTGTTTTGTCAGTTACTAATGGGGAAGTGTGTATGCCACTATACAATGCTCTTACAGCTAGCATTTTCTGACTCTGGTTTTGAAATTGTAAGCACAGTCCCTAGACCGAAGGGAGTATGAAGACAAATTCCACTCTCAGTCCCAGAGGACTTTCCAGTCATAATCAATGGAAGTTGTGCTGGACCTGATTTATGGAGGGAGGTAGCAGGGCTCCCAAGGCAGTTTTTGTTCTCCAATTCTAACTTAGAGATAACAAACACATTCTGCTTGGTGACGTCATTACGGGGAAGTGCTGTCTTCTCTCTTTTAGTCATGAGATCCCCAGCATCTAGAAGCAATTTTAAAAGCTCCTCCTCAGTGCTTAATTACTCAGATGCAGAAGCAGACatagaggaagagagagattcTTTCTTGAAGAGGTAGGAGTGGATAGAATTGGTTCCATTTTATACTTACTAAGGGACTGATGGGGCAAAGGAGGCTGTGTGATtagttctgtggtctgtgttacACAGTGGGCCAGACTAAATGATGTCAATGGTGCCTTCTGGGTTGAAATTCTGTGGGTGAAATCATGTATCAATTGAAATCTATGGCAAAACTCACAGGGTTTTATGAACAATTCTGCTTTCAAGTGTTTGCTCATCCAATGGCTCAACAGTCCCGAAAGAATGAAGAAGACCCTCATTTTCCAAAATCAGCACTGGCCTACCTCTTCTTCCACTGAAGAGAATTGTAAAACTCCTGTggtcttcagtgggagcagagataAGCCAATGGCTGGTGTTTTCGAAACTCAGACAATACAACTCTGCAAGGGAGTGACAGGTAATGGAGGTGCTACATTGATTTCTATTTACTGATTTTTTCTTGAAAATACAGCCCAGGTGAAGAAGAATTAAAGGTTCAATGAAGGCAGTGGAGATTCTCACATGTGTGGTTTGGTGACCTCTGAAATGTGTTGGGAGGGTCAGAGTCTGCAAATCCAACCAAGCAAAATCAACATTGTTATCCCCTGCTTGACAGGTAGCCTGAGGGTGGCATGGACTGGGGAGTAGGGACAGCCTCTCTGATCAATAGAATTGTTCCAGCCAGATCcagaaagaaatatttttatttgtctgAGCAGAGAGTACTGCCTGTCTTTGGCCCACACGAGGTCAGTCTAACAAAGGCTGCCAATGCAACTGTTCTAAAATGAACAAAAGAAGGAGAAGAATCCTGGGGTCCTCTCTCATTTATAGTCTGAGCTGACTCCAATTCAAATCAGGAATATGTAAAACCTGATGAGCTGCCTCAAGGATCACAGTAAGGCAAACTGGGGTATCTGTTCAGATTTCATACACTCAGGAAAAAATCCCCTACACTTTGAAAAGAGTAAGGATTGAGTAAAACCTTAGTAAAATCCTCTGAATTATGCTCATGGAAAAGGGAAGTGAGCTCCCAATAGAAGCAGCATTGGTCATTAAGACATGCCATTAGTCTGGATGTGGCCCTCACAAAGAGATCTGTATCGATGCTCTATTGCAGCTCTATTTgagagaaaggaaaggagaaaaactCAGGTTTAATTATGTTTTATTCCACAGTTCTTCTAAATATATGTTCACTtttgctctctgtctctctctttctgtctctctctcacacacacacacactcgcatgCATATATACGTACATATGCAGGTAAACAGACAGCCAGTTATTAATTTGCAGATTGGAGCTCCAGTTTAAACCAGATTTCAAGCTCCCACAATGGGTTCTTCAGTTCTTAGGTTCCACTGAAGGTCCATCTCTGgtcattttaattaatttattacaTGATAAGAATATTGAATTAGAGATGGTTGGAAAATAGAATTTCTATCTTCTGGGAAAtatggacattttaaaatttgtttccgTCCTGAACttgaatattttgaaattttcatgaaatggatattgtgaaaaaaaaatccagatacaTCAAAATTACATTATTGAAATAAACATTTCAATAATTCCAAACAATTGCAATTATAATATGATATAAAACAGAGTACAGAATACTAAATATTGttttgtgtataatatataaatctaatattgtttttaaatgttattatagTATTTAAAAGTTAATACTTTGAACCCAATATCAcataaaagtgaaaataaaatgaaataagagtGTCGGAACAAAATGATATGGGAAAGTCTATAAACAAAATAATGCATTTTGATTTAACTCATTGCAAATTATTTCTGTTGAATGTTTGGTCAAAATTGGCCCATTCTCGCAACATATTTTGATTTCACCATGTTGCAAAAAAGAATAGTTCCATCATTCTCCCTCCCCGCAACTACGTCTTTATCTAATATCAGCAATTGCTTCTCTTTGTTTGCAGGTTCTAAGGTCTCTGCTGAAGAGTATTGAGGACATGAGGAAGAACAACCAGACATGTGTGACTGAGATAGAGTTGGTGGGATTCTCCGATTTCCAAACATTGCAAGTCCTACCCTTTGTGCTGGTGTTCACCTTCTATGTGATGGCCCTGATAGGGAACACTCTGATTGTTATCATCACGATCACAGACTCTGCCCTTCAGactcccatgtatttcttcctcaggaATTTATCCTTCCTGGAGATCTGCTACACCTCGGTCACCCTGCCCAAGATGCTGGTCAACCTGATCTCGGAGACCCAGACTATCTCCTTTGCAGGTTGTGGAGCTCAGATGTGTTTCTTCATTCTCTTTGGTATGACCGAGTGCTGCCTCCTCTCCGTCATGGCATATGACCGGTACATGGCCATATGCCACCCCCTGCAATACACCCTCAGCATGAACCAGATGGTTTGTGCTTGGATGGCAGCCGGTTCCTGGATCATTGGTATCCTGGTAGGTTTTGGACACACCATTTCGATATTTACACTGCCTTTCTGTGGGTCTAATAGAatcaaccatttcttctgtgacgtTTTCCCTGTGCTGAGACTGGTCTCCACAGACACCCACAAGAATGAAGCTGCGGTTACTACCACCACAGTTCTCTTTATCCTGGCACCATTTTTGCTTATCCTCTTGTCATACGGCctcatcatctccaccatcctgaagATGCCCTCAGCTGAAGGCAGACAGAAAGcgttctccacctgctcctcacaCCTAATTGTGGTTTCTCTCTTCTATGGGACTGGAACTTTTATTTATATGCAGCCCAGTTCAGAACAGTCCCAGGGCAGTAACAGGTTCCTTTCCCTGGTATACACGGTGCTGACTCCAACATTTAACCCCATTAtttacagcctgaggaacaaggagataaGATGTGCTCTCAGGAAGACAACAGGCAGGAAAATGTTCCCTCAGGAAACATCTATGGGATGATGTTGTTGTGTGTTGTACTTGGGAGACTCTGGAGTGGAGAAATTGTACATCTCCCTTCTTACTTGAAATGCAATATATTCTTGTCTGAAATGCCTTAAATGTTCTCCTCTCAGCTAGGGACAAATCATGAATAACTCCAGTGAAGGATTAAATCTGCTTACactcacagtggtgtaaatgtattAAACACTGGTGAGAACATTACTGGAATTCTGTTCCTGGTCCTGGTGTCCTTACATTAAATTTATATTGGGTAAATGGAAAGCTTTCAGAAAAAGGGTAGAAGATTGATTAATGGGACAGAAAACGGCCTCTTGGCAGAGACcgaagaagatatatatatagattGTTTATTGAAAGGACGGTTAAGCAATGACTTAATCAAAATAAGTAAGTAACTGGGAGTAAATGACTCTTACATTTAACAGACAAAGTTATTCCAAGATCCAATGGCTAAAAGTTGAACTATGCAAACGTCAAACTACAAATATGATCCAATATTTTACCAGTAAAAGTAAAATCAAGAGTGATGAAGACTCCAGAAAAAATGGGGGAGGGCTCAATAACGAGGGGGACAGGCAACATGGATTCAGAGgcatctggattgcttggtaagctgtgTGCAAGCAAGTAGTTTGTATTTTAATgcagctaaatataaatgtatacatctaggaacaaagaacacaggccataaaTACAAGATCAGgcattctatcctgggaagcgaTGACTCTGAAAAAATATTTGGAGGCTGTGGTGGATAaccagctgaatgtgagctcctTGTGAAACGTTgtagcaaaaagggctaatgcaatcctgggttGCCTAAACAGGGGAATTTTGAGTAGAAGTacaaaggttattttacctctgtattggacactactggaatactgtatcctgTTCTGGAGTCCACCGTTgaagaagggtgttgataaatggagagggttcagagaagagtcatgagaataattaaaggcctagaaaacatgacttaagTGATGAattgaaggagctcaatctattcattTTATGAAAGAAacattaagaggtgacttgatgacCGTCTATAAGTACCTGCATGAGGAATGAATATTTGATaaatgggctcttcagtgtagcagagaCAGCCATAGTAAGATTAAATGGCTGGCagttgaagcttgacaaattcaaGCTCCAAATAaggcatctttttttttaacagtgagggtaatgaaCCGTTGGAACAATCTGTGATGCTGATGCCAGATCTGATCAAAACTGCATGCTCAGCTGAAAACTGACAAACTCACAGCTGGAAGTCAGGTCGATTCAAATGTATATTAGGAGAAGATCAAAAGATGCTGTTAAGTGTATACGAATGTGTTTGGTGTTTCACCTTCATAAATTAATGTGATTTTtcatgcattgttttcacttatttgTATCTTGTTAATATTTTGCTTTGTATATGCTCCCCAATATCTAAATAATACTCCAAATATGAAAGAAGCCTTGTGTTATGCAAATGAAGGACTCTTATGAGAAAGGTCATGCAGCTCAGGGACTTCAAAGTGATTGTGTAGGGCATTCAGATTTCAGAAACTCTAAAAGCATCCCTCTCTCACAGCCGTCAATGAAGAAACCATGTGAAAGCTGTCCTGTCAGATTGTTCTAAGAGAACAAGTATAAATATGGATACAAAGTAAAATCATTCATCTCAGGATGGgttggattctaacagggcagaaTAATTGAACCAGAAAAGGAGATTCAGGGTTGCCCTGAGAGACTTTTGGGAAATTGGCAGATTGCTCCATGTCTGCTACCGTTTGGAATTATAGACTCATCTGTGCATACACTTCACCTGCTTTAATAtctaaataactctcatttctttttcttagctaataaaccttta
This window encodes:
- the LOC123348430 gene encoding olfactory receptor 10A7-like gives rise to the protein MRKNNQTCVTEIELVGFSDFQTLQVLPFVLVFTFYVMALIGNTLIVIITITDSALQTPMYFFLRNLSFLEICYTSVTLPKMLVNLISETQTISFAGCGAQMCFFILFGMTECCLLSVMAYDRYMAICHPLQYTLSMNQMVCAWMAAGSWIIGILVGFGHTISIFTLPFCGSNRINHFFCDVFPVLRLVSTDTHKNEAAVTTTTVLFILAPFLLILLSYGLIISTILKMPSAEGRQKAFSTCSSHLIVVSLFYGTGTFIYMQPSSEQSQGSNRFLSLVYTVLTPTFNPIIYSLRNKEIRCALRKTTGRKMFPQETSMG